The following are encoded together in the Ranitomeya imitator isolate aRanImi1 chromosome 4, aRanImi1.pri, whole genome shotgun sequence genome:
- the LOC138673934 gene encoding neuropeptide Y receptor type 2-like has protein sequence MFSAQMGTLKQSNMTEELHLRGRHVKSTVSPIQFFHGSSFMTDSTNLIWVQVILITAYSLIILLGLVGNSLVIYMILKYKNMKTVTNFFIANLAVADLMVDSLCLPFTLVYTLMDEWKFGSVLCHLLPYAQAMSVNVSTLTLVVIALDRYWCIVFHLSSRISKKFSFLIVTVTWVVASIFAIPLAIFREYRFEDLPALKLKIAVCAEKWPSNNSRDAAIYSISMLLLQYVLPLIVICFAYTRIWLKLKNHISPTPRSDTHQRRKNTTKMLVMMVILFAVCWLPFHVFQLAIDLDWVLVFQEYKLLYSIFHVIAMCSTFANPLLYGWMNKNYRNGFLMFFGCKNKLHNGQHDGSLRGHSYTFRATTYHGSFRNAGENGHPPAHV, from the coding sequence ATGTTCTCAGCTCAAATGGGGACATTAAAGCAAAGCAACATGACAGAAGAGCTTCATTTGAGAGGACGGCATGTAAAGAGCACAGTTTCCCCCATCCAGTTTTTCCATGGCTCCAGTTTCATGACGGATAGCACTAATCTCATTTGGGTTCAGGTGATCCTCATCACAGCATATTCATTGATTATCCTCTTGGGACTTGTTGGCAACTCTTTGGTTATCTACATGATTTTGAAATACAAAAATATGAAGACAGTAACAAACTTTTTCATAGCCAACTTGGCTGTGGCTGATCTTATGGTGGATAGTCTTTGCCTGCCTTTCACCTTGGTCTACACATTGATGGATGAGTGGAAATTTGGATCGGTGCTTTGCCATTTGTTACCATATGCACAAGCCATGAGTGTCAATGTCTCAACTCTGACCTTAGTTGTCATCGCATTGGATAGATACTGGTGTATTGTATTTCACCTAAGTAGTCGGATCTCCAAGAAATTCAGCTTCTTAATTGTTACAGTCACATGGGTGGTGGCTTCCATTTTTGCTATTCCTTTAGCTATTTTTCGAGAGTATAGGTTTGAGGACTTGCCAGCTTTGAAACTCAAAATAGCTGTTTGTGCGGAGAAGTGGCCCTCAAATAACAGCAGGGATGCTGCAATTTATAGTATTTCGATGCTTCTTCTACAGTATGTCCTTCCCCTCATTGTAATATGCTTTGCTTATACCAGAATATGGTTGAAGCTGAAGAACCACATAAGTCCAACACCAAGAAGTGACACTCATCAGCGAAGAAAAAACACAACTAAAATGCTGGTGATGATGGTCATCCTGTTTGCCGTTTGTTGGCTACCCTTTCATGTCTTCCAGTTGGCCATAGACTTGGATTGGGTCCTTGTATTCCAAGAGTACAAACTTCTTTATTCCATCTTTCATGTTATTGCCATGTGTTCTACCTTCGCTAACCCTCTCCTTTATGGATGGATGAATAAGAATTACAGAAATGGGTTTCTTATGTTTTTTGGATGCAAGAATAAACTGCATAATGGCCAACATGATGGCTCACTCCGGGGTCATTCTTATACTTTCCGTGCCACCACTTATCATGGTAGTTTTCGGAAtgccggagaaaatggacatcCTCCAGCTCATGTGTAA